From the Tepidibacillus fermentans genome, the window GTTAGAGTTAGCGAATGATTTACCAGAAATTGATTTTCGTGAAGAAGGAACATGGATTTTGCAAACATTACAATCTATTTTTTCTCTTCTTCAACAACAGAGTATTGATCAACATTATATTTATTCCTCAATTCTATCGATGAATCGTTTAGAGAAGCAAATTGTGGTGAATATAGAATTAGAGGGTAATCTTACATCTTACCATGAAAGCATTACACAGATCGGTGAACAAGTGAAACAACAAGGTGGGCAATTCTTCATTGACCTATATAATGAACAAGAATTTATGATGGAGTTTCATTTTCCAATACAAGCAAGAGGTGTAGCGAATGTTTGTTGATAAAGTAAAAGTTTATGTAAAAGGTGGGGATGGTGGAAACGGTCAAAAGGCGTTTCGTCGAGAAAAATATGTTCCTCTTGGTGGCCCAGCAGGTGGTGATGGCGGAAAAGGGGGAGATGTGATTCTAGAAGTTGATGAAGGACTTCGAACCCTTCTTGATTTTCGCTATCAAAAGCATTTTAAAGCCTCGCGAGGGGAAAATGGTCGAAATAAGGGGCAACATGGGGCAAATGCTGAAGATATGATCGTTAAGGTTCCACCTGGAACAGTCGTGATCGATGATGATACTGGGGAAGTTTTGGCTGATTTAACTCATCATGGACAACAAGTCGTTGTCGCAAAGGGGGGAAGAGGTGGCCGCGGGAATATGCGGTTTGCAACCGCTGCGAATCCTGCTCCTGATATTGCGGAAAAAGGGGAGCCAGGAGAAGAACGGTACCTGGTATTAGAACTAAAAGTGATGGCCGATGTAGGGCTTGCTGGTTTTCCTAGTGTTGGAAAGTCGACTCTCTTATCCGTAGTTTCCAAAGCAAAACCCAAAATAGCAGCCTATCACTTCACCACATTATCACCCAATTTGGGCGTTGTTGAGGTAGGAGATGGTCGTAGTTTTGTTCTTGCAGATTTGCCAGGATTGATTGAGGGAGCACATTTAGGCGCTGGATTAGGTCATCAATTTTTACGTCACATTGAACGGACAAGGATCATTTTACATGTGGTTGATATGGCCGGATCTGAAGGTCGTGACCCCTATGAGGATTGGGTTAAGATTAATCATGAATTAGAACAATATAACCTACGTTTACTCGAAAGACCACAATTGATCGTTGCCAACAAGATGGACCTACCTGAAGCAAAGGAGAATTTAAAAGCCTTTCGTGAAAAAATAGGAGATAAGTATCCGATCTATCCGATTTCCGCGATTACTGGTGAAGGAATCAAGGAATTACTGTTTGCGACAGCTGATTTATTAGATACGTTACCGACTGAACCATACATTGAAGAAGTAGAACATGAGGAAAGAAAGATTTATAAGAGCGAGGCAAAAGAAGAACAAGAATTTACAGTACATAAAGAAAACGAGTTCTTTGTTGTTAAAGGAGAAAAGATTGAAAAGCTATTCAAGATGACAGATTTTAACCAATATGATTCAGTCCAACGATTTGCTCGCATATTGCGAAAAATGGGTGTGGATGAAGCCCTTCGAAACTTAGGGGCAAAAGATGGAGACAGTGTTCGAATCGCCGATTATGAATTTGAATTTGTGGAGTGAAAGATAAAAGGGTTGCTCAA encodes:
- the obgE gene encoding GTPase ObgE, whose amino-acid sequence is MFVDKVKVYVKGGDGGNGQKAFRREKYVPLGGPAGGDGGKGGDVILEVDEGLRTLLDFRYQKHFKASRGENGRNKGQHGANAEDMIVKVPPGTVVIDDDTGEVLADLTHHGQQVVVAKGGRGGRGNMRFATAANPAPDIAEKGEPGEERYLVLELKVMADVGLAGFPSVGKSTLLSVVSKAKPKIAAYHFTTLSPNLGVVEVGDGRSFVLADLPGLIEGAHLGAGLGHQFLRHIERTRIILHVVDMAGSEGRDPYEDWVKINHELEQYNLRLLERPQLIVANKMDLPEAKENLKAFREKIGDKYPIYPISAITGEGIKELLFATADLLDTLPTEPYIEEVEHEERKIYKSEAKEEQEFTVHKENEFFVVKGEKIEKLFKMTDFNQYDSVQRFARILRKMGVDEALRNLGAKDGDSVRIADYEFEFVE